One Streptomyces sp. NBC_01217 genomic region harbors:
- a CDS encoding immune inhibitor A domain-containing protein: MTTNRRALRAAAVVVAVAATAATASAFATAQADEHTSGAKASVVDRRDPGSAKGVDHDLQGPFSEQQAAQRQAALEQVIAGDKKVTTRDGSKVVKLDDKKYVELGREKTDKIFTVLVEFGDQVDNTTMFDPDGDGPEPAVPKYGGTPGPLHNKIAKPDPKKDNSTAWQADYNQAHFQELYFGTGAGKNSLKTYYEKTSSGRYSVDGEVSDWVKVPYNEARYGSNYCGSSNCANSWDMIRDGVNAWAADQKAKGRTPEQIKADLSQYDQWDRYDFDNDGNFNEPDGYIDHFQIVHAGEDESAGGGVEGPNAIWAHRWYAYGTNAGATGPGDNKAGGTQIGDTGIWVGDYTAQPENGGLGVFAHEYGHDLGLPDLYDTTNTAENSVGFWSLMSAGSWLGTGKNQIGDLPGDMTAWDKLQLGWLNYGEAKAATNSTHKLGVSEYNTKDKQALVVSLPDKPVTTAVTKPAEGSKQWWSDMGDNLNNTLSRPVDLTGKSKASLDLSGWWDIEKDYDYLYTEVSENGGSSWTAIDGTADGKAIPRDASDKPALTDVSGQYQTLSYSLDAYAGKKIDIRFRYATDGGAGGIGFAADTISVNADGAALFTDNAEGDDNGWTVKGFSRVGESFTQEYPQFYIAENRQYVSFDQTLKVGPYNFGFSKTRPDWVEHYPYQNGLLIWLWDTSQKDNNVSAHPGRGLILPVDAHAKPLKWADGTIIRNKIQPFDAPFSRYATDGFTLHNADVAVKIKPQLGVPVFDDHKGTYWYKENKTGSVQVADTNTRITIVKEPRDGSTMIVKVGASHK, from the coding sequence GTGACCACTAACAGACGGGCGCTTCGCGCCGCAGCGGTTGTCGTGGCCGTGGCCGCCACTGCCGCCACGGCGTCGGCTTTCGCCACTGCCCAGGCAGATGAGCACACATCGGGGGCGAAGGCATCCGTAGTCGACCGCCGGGACCCGGGTTCGGCCAAGGGCGTCGACCACGACCTGCAGGGACCTTTCAGCGAGCAGCAGGCCGCCCAGCGTCAGGCCGCCCTGGAGCAGGTCATAGCGGGCGACAAGAAGGTGACGACACGGGACGGCTCCAAGGTCGTCAAGCTCGACGACAAGAAGTACGTCGAGCTCGGCCGTGAGAAGACCGACAAGATCTTCACGGTTCTCGTGGAGTTCGGCGACCAGGTCGACAACACGACCATGTTCGACCCGGACGGCGACGGCCCCGAGCCGGCCGTTCCGAAGTACGGCGGCACGCCCGGCCCGCTGCACAACAAGATAGCCAAGCCGGACCCCAAGAAGGACAACAGCACCGCCTGGCAGGCCGACTACAACCAGGCGCACTTCCAGGAGCTCTACTTCGGTACGGGCGCCGGCAAGAACTCGCTGAAGACGTACTACGAGAAGACGTCCTCCGGGCGCTACTCGGTCGACGGCGAGGTCTCCGACTGGGTCAAGGTGCCTTACAACGAGGCCCGTTACGGCTCCAACTACTGCGGTTCCAGCAACTGCGCCAACTCCTGGGACATGATCCGGGACGGCGTGAACGCCTGGGCCGCCGACCAGAAGGCCAAGGGCCGTACGCCCGAGCAGATCAAGGCGGATCTCTCCCAGTACGACCAGTGGGACCGCTACGACTTCGACAACGACGGCAACTTCAACGAGCCCGACGGCTACATCGACCACTTCCAGATCGTCCACGCGGGCGAGGACGAGTCCGCGGGCGGCGGCGTCGAGGGCCCGAACGCCATCTGGGCGCACCGCTGGTACGCGTACGGCACCAACGCCGGTGCGACCGGCCCGGGCGACAACAAGGCCGGCGGCACCCAGATCGGTGACACCGGCATCTGGGTCGGCGACTACACCGCGCAGCCCGAGAACGGCGGCCTGGGTGTCTTCGCCCACGAGTACGGCCACGACCTCGGTCTGCCGGACCTCTACGACACCACCAACACCGCCGAGAACTCGGTCGGTTTCTGGTCCCTGATGTCGGCCGGCTCCTGGCTCGGCACCGGCAAGAACCAGATCGGTGACCTGCCCGGCGACATGACCGCCTGGGACAAGCTCCAGCTGGGCTGGCTCAACTACGGCGAGGCCAAGGCCGCGACGAACTCCACCCACAAGCTGGGCGTGTCCGAGTACAACACCAAGGACAAGCAGGCGCTCGTCGTCTCGCTGCCCGACAAGCCGGTCACCACCGCTGTCACGAAGCCCGCCGAGGGCTCCAAGCAGTGGTGGAGCGACATGGGTGACAACCTCAACAACACCCTGTCCCGTCCGGTCGACCTGACCGGCAAGTCCAAGGCCTCCCTGGACCTTTCGGGCTGGTGGGACATCGAGAAGGACTACGACTACCTCTACACCGAGGTATCGGAGAACGGCGGCAGCAGCTGGACCGCGATCGACGGCACGGCCGACGGCAAGGCGATCCCGCGCGACGCCAGTGACAAGCCGGCCCTGACCGACGTCTCCGGCCAGTACCAGACGCTGTCCTACTCGCTGGACGCCTACGCGGGCAAGAAGATCGACATCCGCTTCCGTTACGCCACCGACGGCGGCGCGGGCGGCATCGGCTTCGCGGCCGACACCATCTCGGTCAACGCCGACGGCGCCGCGCTGTTCACGGACAACGCCGAGGGCGACGACAATGGCTGGACCGTCAAGGGCTTCTCCCGCGTCGGTGAGTCGTTCACCCAGGAGTACCCGCAGTTCTACATCGCGGAGAACCGCCAGTACGTCAGCTTCGACCAGACCCTCAAGGTCGGCCCGTACAACTTCGGCTTCTCCAAGACCCGTCCGGACTGGGTCGAGCACTACCCGTACCAGAACGGTCTGCTCATCTGGCTCTGGGACACCTCCCAGAAGGACAACAACGTCTCCGCCCACCCGGGCAGGGGTCTGATCCTGCCGGTCGACGCGCACGCCAAGCCCCTGAAGTGGGCGGACGGCACGATCATCCGCAACAAGATCCAGCCCTTCGACGCACCCTTCAGCCGGTACGCGACCGACGGCTTCACCCTGCACAACGCCGATGTCGCGGTGAAGATCAAGCCGCAGCTCGGCGTCCCGGTCTTCGACGACCACAAGGGCACCTACTGGTACAAGGAGAACAAGACCGGAAGTGTTCAGGTCGCTGACACGAACACCCGGATCACGATCGTCAAGGAGCCGCGTGATGGCTCGACGATGATCGTCAAGGTCGGTGCCTCGCACAAGTAA
- a CDS encoding RDD family protein produces MSNDQPPEDDPFLKKPQEPQGPQGSQGPQGPEGPKEPQGPSSGSPYDSAPPPPPPPPYDPGPYGGGGPYGGVDPLAGMPPLGEPGKRILARLIDFLIISIPLYLVSLPWGGAVELNDNNSNSSDVSDVFSQTYSGHQLLWSLIGLAVYVAYDTYFTHKDGRTPGKRLLKLRVAMLNDGRVPDTGASFMRAVVLWLPALLCCPCLWWLINIVLMFTDKPYRQGLHDKAAKTVVVQTN; encoded by the coding sequence ATGAGCAACGATCAGCCGCCCGAGGACGACCCGTTCCTCAAGAAGCCGCAGGAACCCCAGGGGCCGCAGGGGTCACAGGGGCCGCAGGGGCCGGAAGGACCGAAGGAGCCGCAGGGGCCGTCATCGGGCTCGCCCTACGACAGCGCTCCGCCGCCGCCCCCTCCGCCGCCGTACGATCCCGGTCCCTACGGCGGCGGTGGCCCGTACGGGGGCGTGGATCCGCTGGCCGGCATGCCGCCGCTCGGCGAGCCCGGCAAGCGTATTCTGGCCCGGCTGATCGACTTCCTGATCATCTCGATCCCGCTGTACCTGGTCTCGTTGCCGTGGGGCGGGGCGGTCGAGCTGAACGACAACAACAGCAACAGCAGCGACGTCAGCGATGTCTTCAGCCAGACGTACAGCGGGCACCAGCTGCTCTGGTCGCTGATCGGTCTGGCGGTCTACGTCGCCTACGACACGTACTTCACGCACAAGGACGGCCGGACCCCCGGCAAACGGCTGCTGAAGCTGCGGGTCGCGATGCTCAACGACGGCCGGGTGCCGGACACCGGTGCCTCCTTCATGCGGGCCGTGGTGCTCTGGCTGCCGGCACTGCTGTGCTGCCCGTGCCTGTGGTGGCTGATCAACATCGTGCTCATGTTCACGGACAAGCCCTACCGGCAGGGCCTCCACGACAAGGCGGCGAAGACGGTGGTCGTCCAGACCAACTGA
- a CDS encoding RDD family protein, with protein MSAPTPAPGDESPREGYYPDPSIPGYVRYWNGASWVPGTSRPAPQQGDSAPAEAAQPQQQPSAPAPAPVDETGPVFLDEEPYAAERPEPATAWQADASRQTGFGGERDRRVSWGGTGQSGGPGEPGRASGPSGPQSGGGAVAGSGSGPESGRDPRTPAGPSPADHAPADRAPSDPRRAASADPTGGALPGMRGGSSRTPEKTVAIRADRPAAPRTTEQGPAEGTMTIRAIAPGTGTQPPAQQTPTQPPAQQTPTQPPAQNQGPVQSQAPAELNNPLTPGPGGGAASWAQQVHQLAQPDQAVRRQPQPQQHQPHLPLQGQQPQQPQPRPQFGGGHGGRPDQPVVPWKPPVDDPFQRLVQAQAAARPAGLGKRFAARLVDTVVLAALAGAIGFPLVSRAMDHIDEKISAAKLSGETVTVWLVDSTTAGLFGGVLGAFLVLGVLLEALPTAKWGRTLGKKLCGLDVRDIESHEAPSFGAALRRWLVYGVLGVLVVGVVNVLWCLFDRPWRQCWHDKAAHTFVAG; from the coding sequence ATGAGCGCCCCAACCCCGGCACCCGGTGACGAAAGCCCCCGCGAGGGGTATTACCCCGACCCGTCCATCCCCGGATACGTCCGGTACTGGAACGGCGCTTCATGGGTGCCCGGCACGAGCCGGCCCGCCCCCCAGCAAGGCGATTCGGCGCCCGCGGAGGCGGCCCAACCGCAGCAGCAGCCGTCGGCCCCGGCGCCCGCGCCGGTGGACGAGACCGGTCCGGTCTTCCTCGACGAGGAGCCGTACGCGGCCGAGCGGCCCGAGCCGGCCACCGCCTGGCAGGCCGACGCCTCCCGCCAGACCGGCTTCGGCGGGGAACGCGATCGACGGGTCTCCTGGGGCGGGACGGGTCAGAGCGGCGGACCTGGCGAACCGGGCCGGGCCTCGGGGCCGTCGGGGCCGCAGTCCGGGGGAGGGGCCGTGGCGGGCTCCGGCTCCGGACCGGAGTCCGGCCGCGATCCGCGTACGCCTGCGGGCCCGAGCCCGGCCGACCATGCGCCCGCGGACCGGGCCCCGTCGGATCCGCGTCGGGCCGCTTCTGCGGACCCGACGGGCGGTGCGCTGCCCGGTATGCGTGGCGGCAGCAGCCGGACCCCTGAGAAGACCGTCGCGATCCGGGCCGACCGTCCGGCCGCTCCCCGGACGACGGAACAGGGGCCCGCGGAAGGGACGATGACGATCCGGGCGATCGCCCCCGGGACCGGCACACAGCCCCCCGCCCAGCAGACGCCCACACAGCCCCCCGCCCAGCAGACGCCCACACAGCCTCCGGCCCAGAACCAGGGCCCGGTCCAGAGCCAGGCTCCCGCCGAGCTCAACAACCCGCTCACCCCGGGCCCCGGCGGCGGTGCCGCCTCCTGGGCGCAGCAGGTCCACCAGCTCGCCCAGCCCGACCAGGCGGTCCGCCGACAGCCGCAGCCCCAGCAACACCAGCCCCACCTCCCGCTCCAGGGGCAGCAGCCCCAGCAGCCCCAGCCCCGGCCGCAGTTCGGTGGTGGGCACGGTGGCCGGCCGGACCAGCCCGTCGTGCCCTGGAAGCCCCCGGTCGACGACCCCTTCCAGCGGCTCGTGCAGGCCCAGGCAGCGGCCAGGCCCGCCGGCCTCGGCAAGCGGTTCGCCGCCCGGCTCGTCGACACGGTGGTGCTGGCCGCGCTCGCCGGCGCGATCGGCTTTCCGCTCGTCTCGCGGGCGATGGACCACATCGACGAGAAGATCAGCGCGGCGAAGCTGTCCGGTGAGACGGTCACGGTGTGGCTGGTGGACTCCACCACGGCCGGGCTCTTCGGCGGGGTGCTCGGCGCGTTCCTCGTGCTCGGCGTCCTGCTGGAGGCGCTGCCGACCGCCAAGTGGGGCCGTACGCTCGGCAAGAAGCTCTGCGGACTCGATGTGCGGGACATCGAGTCCCACGAGGCCCCGTCCTTCGGCGCCGCACTGCGCCGCTGGCTGGTCTACGGCGTACTGGGCGTCCTGGTGGTCGGGGTCGTCAATGTGCTCTGGTGCCTGTTCGACCGGCCGTGGCGCCAGTGCTGGCACGACAAGGCGGCGCACACCTTCGTGGCGGGCTGA
- a CDS encoding SsgA family sporulation/cell division regulator, translating into MHTVVERELELKLVLSPERSISVPARLTYRTEDPYAVHITFHIGSDFPVHWTFARDLLVEGVFRPCGHGDVRIWPTKVDRRNVIFVALTSPDGDALLEVPSAAVAAWMERTLRLVPPGSETERLGIDEGLAELLAPLPADDLWLSDPWGPDDSQDGDA; encoded by the coding sequence ATGCACACCGTCGTGGAACGCGAGCTGGAGCTCAAGCTGGTCCTGTCGCCCGAGCGGAGCATCTCCGTCCCCGCCCGGCTGACCTATCGCACGGAGGACCCGTACGCCGTGCACATCACCTTCCACATCGGCTCCGACTTCCCCGTCCACTGGACCTTTGCCCGCGATCTGCTGGTCGAGGGCGTGTTCCGGCCGTGCGGACACGGGGACGTGCGGATCTGGCCGACCAAGGTCGACCGGCGCAACGTCATCTTCGTGGCGCTGACCTCGCCGGACGGCGACGCTCTTCTGGAGGTGCCGTCAGCCGCCGTGGCCGCCTGGATGGAGCGGACCCTGCGGCTGGTTCCGCCGGGTTCGGAGACCGAGCGGCTCGGCATCGACGAGGGCCTCGCCGAGCTGCTCGCGCCGCTGCCGGCCGACGATCTGTGGCTGAGCGACCCCTGGGGTCCGGACGACTCGCAGGACGGCGACGCGTGA